TTCGGGTGTGAATAAACGGAAAAACAGGTTTGGGGTTTCTGAAATGATGGTAAAATCGGATTCTGTTGTTTCGAGTTTTGCCCAATACAAATTGCCATGGTAGCCTTTAAATTCGGGATAAATCAGATCATTAAAACTTTCGCCGGTTATGGTGTTGTTGTATTCTTTTTCCCAAATATTTATGTTGCTCCCTTTTAAACGGTTTTTCCATACACGATACGGGCCTTTACCCATCCATTTAATCCCTTTTACTTTTTCTTCGGGGTAAGAAAACGATAAACCAAGAAAGTCAATATCATTTAAATTTTCGGTAAGTGCACCGGCTTCAAGGTTTAGCAAGCCATTTTCGTGAAGTGTCCAAATTGTTTTATGCGGATAACCCGAATAATTGGTTTCAAAATAAAACTCCCCATTTTTGTTCACTTCCCAAAAGGTACCGGTTACTTGTGTTTCAATACCAACTGGAACGGGGCCACCGTTAAATGAGACAAATCCGGTTTCATTTTTTACCGAAAGAATTGTTCCGTTATTTTTATTGAAAGAAATTTCGATGCCGGATGTACTTGCAGTAACCGAGCTGGTATTTTCCGTTATCTTTATTTCTGACTGCTCCGGATTTTTGGCGACATATTTTCCGGCTTTTTCCGAAGGTTGAATCACCGGCCAACTCCAGATATAAAGCTCATAACCTTCGTGATTTACAGCTTTAAATTCAAAAATGTCTGCATCTTTTAAAGCGTCGTTTAACGCGATTTGAATCCTGGCTGTTTCGCCCGGTTGCGCATCAGGACTTGCCACAATTCCTGATCCTGTTGTTGTTTTGTGCGTACTGCCAACTTCCGTTTTTATGGCTTTCCAGGTAAATACACACGCTTTTAAATTGGTATAAATGAATTTGTTTTTAAGAAATAGTGTGCCGTTCCATTTTTTATTAACGGTGAGTGGTTCTACCTGAACCGGCGACCAAATTTCTTTTATGGTGTAAAAACTGCCTTCTTTTTCGTGATGCGGGCCCAAAATACCATCGGGAGCATGATTTCCATCGGAGTCGTAAACGGTACCCTGCTTGTCGGTTCGGAGGATCGCTTCATCGGCCAGCACCCATAAAAAACCTCCGGCCAACAGGGGAGAAGACTCATAACTTTTCCAAAATTCTTCTAATCCGGCACCATGCCCGCCATCGTATAAACCATGTAAAAATTCGGTTGGCATAAACGGATCGTTTCCAAAAATGTTACGGGCAATTGCCTGGTTGTATTCCGGATAATGATGGGTGTCAACTCCGTTGTGCAAAAGCCAGGGGCAAATTACCGGTCGTTTCTGAATGTCCCAGTACTGCAGCCATTTTTCGTTTTCGAACAGCCAGCCTCCTTCGTTGCCATGATCCCAGATTACAACACTCGGATGATTTTCATCTTTCAGAACAGTTTCTTTAATTACTTTTGGACCAACAATGGTGTCGTAACCATCTTGCCATCCGGTAACTTCGTCGAGTACAAAAAGTCCCATCGAATCGCACAATTCCAGAAATCGCTTGTCAGGAACGTAATGCGAACAACGTACTGCGTTCATATTCATTTCTTTGATTAAACGAATGTCTTCGAGGATGTTTTCTTCGCTTAAACAGCGTCCTGTTTCGGGCCAGAACGAATGACGGTTTACACCTTTAAACACCACTTTTTCGTTGTTGATGTAAAAACCATCGTGTTTTCTTAATTCAACCGTTCTGAATCCAATTCGTTCGCTTGTGGTGTGTAAAACAAGCTCATTCTGTTTCAGAATGATTTTCATATCGTACAAAGTTGGCCACTCCGGATTCCACGATTTTATGTTTTCAAATTTACCCGAAACAAAGGTTTCAGTTGTTCCTTTTTCGATTTCAGCGCTAATGGTTTTACCCATTTTATTACCCAACAGATCAAACAACTCAACAGAAACAGAGTAATTTCCTTTTGATTGGTTTAGGACGATGAGG
The sequence above is a segment of the uncultured Draconibacterium sp. genome. Coding sequences within it:
- a CDS encoding glycoside hydrolase family 2 TIM barrel-domain containing protein, encoding MNFKKLIFASFFIVLFGTSYSQQTEIVFLSGTDAANTVDWDFYCTDGMNSGEWTKIPVPSNWELQGFGTYNYGHDWSNKDIKLGKEHGLYKHSFEVPESWKGKTVNIVFDASMTDTQVKINGKLAGAIHQGAFYRFKYDISKLLKYGKENLLEVDVAKHSENESVNRAERQADFWIFGGIFRPVFLEALPKTHMNRTAIDAKADGSFNTLIVLNQSKGNYSVSVELFDLLGNKMGKTISAEIEKGTTETFVSGKFENIKSWNPEWPTLYDMKIILKQNELVLHTTSERIGFRTVELRKHDGFYINNEKVVFKGVNRHSFWPETGRCLSEENILEDIRLIKEMNMNAVRCSHYVPDKRFLELCDSMGLFVLDEVTGWQDGYDTIVGPKVIKETVLKDENHPSVVIWDHGNEGGWLFENEKWLQYWDIQKRPVICPWLLHNGVDTHHYPEYNQAIARNIFGNDPFMPTEFLHGLYDGGHGAGLEEFWKSYESSPLLAGGFLWVLADEAILRTDKQGTVYDSDGNHAPDGILGPHHEKEGSFYTIKEIWSPVQVEPLTVNKKWNGTLFLKNKFIYTNLKACVFTWKAIKTEVGSTHKTTTGSGIVASPDAQPGETARIQIALNDALKDADIFEFKAVNHEGYELYIWSWPVIQPSEKAGKYVAKNPEQSEIKITENTSSVTASTSGIEISFNKNNGTILSVKNETGFVSFNGGPVPVGIETQVTGTFWEVNKNGEFYFETNYSGYPHKTIWTLHENGLLNLEAGALTENLNDIDFLGLSFSYPEEKVKGIKWMGKGPYRVWKNRLKGSNINIWEKEYNNTITGESFNDLIYPEFKGYHGNLYWAKLETTESDFTIISETPNLFFRLFTPEKPQHVQGGVYPPFPAGNISFLYEIPAIGTKFKSADKLGPQSQKGIYHGRYGDKSYPIKLWFDFKKQE